Proteins from one Planctomycetota bacterium genomic window:
- the thiE gene encoding thiamine phosphate synthase, whose translation MPEADRQSVYRILDANANRAREALRVAEEAARFALERPDLAEALKRLRHDLRAALAPLDARALLQARDTAGDVGTAISTPEEACRESTRDVARAAFKRLAESLRVLEEYAKVVSADAAAAVERLRYRAYDLEKRFEEALDPSGRLAAGGVCVLVTESLCRRPWLEVLRGILAGGAACVQVREKHLADGALLARARQVARTAHEAGALVVVNDRPDVAVLAGADGVHVGRDDLAVREARRIVGPERLVGASTHSLAQALAAADAGADYIGCGPMFQSETKPQSVIPGPALCAEVTRAVGLPRSREHLSLRGLPVMAVGGITAERAGEVLAAGAAWLAVSGAVCAAEDPETETRRLVEAVASRREARD comes from the coding sequence ATGCCCGAAGCCGACCGGCAATCCGTGTACCGCATCCTCGACGCCAACGCGAACCGGGCGCGCGAGGCCCTGCGCGTCGCCGAGGAGGCGGCGCGGTTCGCGCTGGAGCGGCCGGACCTCGCTGAGGCGCTGAAGCGTCTTCGCCACGACCTGCGGGCCGCGCTCGCGCCGCTCGACGCCCGCGCGCTCCTTCAGGCGCGCGACACGGCGGGCGACGTCGGCACGGCGATCTCGACGCCCGAGGAGGCCTGCCGCGAAAGCACCCGCGACGTGGCCCGGGCCGCCTTCAAACGCCTCGCCGAGTCGCTCCGGGTCCTGGAAGAGTACGCGAAGGTTGTCAGCGCCGACGCCGCGGCCGCGGTCGAACGGCTCCGCTACCGTGCGTACGACCTGGAGAAACGGTTCGAAGAGGCGCTCGATCCATCGGGGCGACTGGCGGCCGGCGGCGTCTGCGTTCTCGTGACCGAGTCGCTCTGCCGGAGGCCCTGGCTGGAGGTCCTGCGGGGCATTCTCGCCGGCGGGGCAGCCTGCGTCCAGGTTCGCGAGAAGCATCTGGCGGACGGCGCGCTCCTCGCGCGTGCGCGGCAGGTGGCGCGCACGGCCCACGAGGCGGGGGCGCTCGTGGTCGTCAACGACCGGCCGGACGTGGCGGTGCTGGCCGGCGCGGACGGCGTCCACGTGGGCCGGGACGACCTCGCGGTCCGCGAGGCGCGGCGGATCGTCGGTCCGGAGCGTTTGGTCGGCGCGAGCACGCACAGCCTCGCCCAGGCGCTGGCCGCCGCCGACGCGGGCGCCGACTACATCGGCTGCGGACCCATGTTCCAGAGCGAGACGAAACCGCAGTCCGTCATTCCGGGCCCGGCCCTTTGTGCCGAGGTGACGAGAGCGGTCGGCCTGCCCCGTAGTAGAGAGCATCTCTCACTACGGGGCCTGCCGGTGATGGCGGTCGGGGGCATCACGGCCGAGCGGGCGGGCGAGGTGCTGGCGGCCGGGGCGGCGTGGCTGGCTGTTTCGGGCGCCGTCTGCGCAGCCGAGGATCCGGAAACCGAGACGCGGCGGCTTGTGGAAGCCGTGGCCTCCCGCCGCGAGGCGCGAGACTGA
- a CDS encoding ferredoxin family protein: MAHQIRILTEYCKGCELCVAACPNGVLEMSDDLTELGVRPARPKAGAECSGCTLCYQVCPDAAIEIWEVEAV; encoded by the coding sequence ATGGCCCATCAGATCCGAATCCTGACCGAATACTGCAAGGGCTGCGAGTTGTGCGTCGCCGCCTGTCCGAACGGCGTTCTGGAGATGTCGGACGACCTGACGGAACTGGGCGTGCGGCCGGCGCGGCCCAAAGCCGGCGCCGAGTGCAGCGGCTGCACGCTCTGTTACCAGGTCTGCCCGGACGCGGCGATCGAGATCTGGGAAGTCGAGGCGGTGTGA
- a CDS encoding NAD(+)/NADH kinase: protein MKQVLLIVNSEKPGARECLDRLRPWVEERVRTETMELADRRVETGADLAVVLGGDGSILRAARMLAGREIPVVGINLGKLGYLAEFTAEEFCRHFDAIVAGKVSVSRRLMLHVRCETAAAGTQEYLVLNDVLLAGGKAHRMLAIEASVDGEKVTTYYSDGVLVATPTGSTAYCMSAQGPILVPGIEAMVLVPVCPHSLTHRPIVLRPDSRVTLRPTGLQEEASVAIDGQEVVRLARGDSVEVRRADSPFLLVQNPSRGAFATLSEKLHWGHLPRYGNRSPGKP from the coding sequence GTGAAGCAAGTTCTCCTGATCGTCAATTCCGAGAAGCCCGGGGCGCGGGAGTGCCTGGACCGGCTCCGTCCGTGGGTCGAAGAGCGCGTCCGGACCGAGACGATGGAACTGGCGGACCGGCGAGTCGAGACCGGAGCCGACCTGGCCGTCGTGTTGGGCGGCGACGGATCCATCCTCCGGGCGGCACGCATGCTTGCGGGGCGCGAAATCCCCGTCGTCGGCATCAACCTCGGGAAACTCGGGTATCTGGCGGAGTTCACGGCTGAGGAGTTCTGCCGCCACTTCGACGCCATCGTCGCGGGCAAGGTAAGCGTCTCCCGCCGGCTGATGCTCCACGTGCGGTGCGAAACCGCCGCCGCCGGCACGCAGGAATACCTTGTCCTGAACGACGTTCTCCTCGCCGGCGGCAAGGCCCACCGCATGCTGGCCATCGAAGCCAGCGTTGACGGCGAAAAGGTGACCACCTACTACAGCGACGGCGTCCTGGTCGCCACGCCGACCGGATCGACCGCCTATTGCATGAGCGCCCAGGGACCGATCCTGGTGCCGGGCATCGAGGCGATGGTGCTTGTGCCGGTCTGTCCTCACTCGCTGACGCACCGGCCGATCGTCCTCAGGCCCGACAGCCGGGTGACGCTCCGGCCGACGGGCCTCCAGGAAGAGGCGAGCGTCGCCATCGACGGCCAAGAGGTCGTGCGTCTGGCTCGCGGCGACTCGGTCGAGGTGCGGCGGGCGGACTCGCCGTTTCTGCTCGTCCAGAATCCGTCGCGCGGGGCGTTCGCGACGCTGAGCGAGAAACTCCACTGGGGCCATCTGCCGCGGTACGGCAACCGGAGTCCGGGCAAACCTTGA